A window of Clostridiaceae bacterium genomic DNA:
TGGTACAAAAGGCTTGTATAGAGGTTTAGGCTCGATTGATATTGCAGCTGCTGCAAGGAGTGTGCTTCTTGTCGGTAGATGCAGGGATTCCCCTTCTATTCGAGTAATGGCACACCTAAAAAGTAGCCTTGCGCCGGAAGGAAAGTCTATCGGCTTTGAATTGGACGAACTTACAGGATTCCGGTGGGTAGGTTATTATGATATTACCGCTGATGAGTTGCTAAGCGGTAGCCGCAAAATTGAGGAAGGACAGACAAAGCAGATGCAGGCTGAAATGATACTATATGAGATATTACGCAATGGTGCTGTCCCCTGCTCCGACATTTATGCTGGAATGGCAAAGCAGAATATCAGCAGGCGGACAGCCGAAAACGCGAAAAAATCAATAGGTGCCAAGTCCTACAAACAAGGCTCTTGTTGGTACTGGATACTACCGCAAGGCAACAACGCAACAACGCAGTAAATGAGAAACATTGCGGTGTTGAACTCAATATAGTCATTTTTGCTAAAATACCTAAAAGTATATAGTTCTCGCAGTTACTGACTTGCTGAATGGGCAGGTCTTTTTTATTTCAATAAAACAAGGAGGAAGTGGACATGAAGTATTTTTACGATGAAACCCATAAAAATAGTGCTTTAAAAGTCATAAAGGATAAAAGGCTAATTTATCCGGACGGACAGGTAGACTGCTATTACCTGCCTGCATTGTTTATCCTGCTCTCTACTAGAAACAATCTATATAAAAAGACAAGAAACTATATCACTGAAGATGGAATAGACTTTGCGATGATGATGGAGAGACAGGACTTTTCAAGTGGTGAATCAAAGCTTGTAAGGCTTGCAGCCAATCTATTTAACGGCTCAATGGAAGTAACACCGCAGGAGCTTATTAACACGCTGGACGATAAAAATTATGACTTAGCAATGCAGGCGATACGTTTCAGACGATACGGCTGTCATATCGAAAATCTTCTTGATAGGACAATCGACAATAAAACTCAGAGAAAAGATCGTTTTGATATGGAACGTTAGTTGAATCGTTAGAACTTTATATTGAAATATCCTCCATAGTATATGATAATATAGGTGTCATGAAGTATTTTTTTACTGCACAATTGTATTATTATGCGACTATAAGGATACCCAAAAAAACAAAGCCAAGTGACATGATTCATTTAGACTGATATAATATTAATGCATAAATTAATAGCATGGGGTTTATACAAAACAGGACGGAGGCGGCTTAAATGCAAAAAATAAGCGAAGGGAACAAATCATCTCCGAAGTCACTGGATATGAAGAACATAATGCTGGCACTAATATTTGTTATCTTAATTCTCTCTCTTCTTGTTAATTTTCTGACACTTGGTAAACTTTCAAAGATACCGGGTAATTTGCATGCTCAAGGTTGGCAGCCGGTTTGGGGAAGCTCTGATGGTATTATAAGTGAACAGGAGCTAGAGCCTTTTCTTCAGATAAACCCGGCTCTGGATAAAATCAGGCATTTACAACAGCAAATAATAGATCGTGAAGTAATTAAAGACGATAGTCTGATTGGTGTTCCCATGGATGATCAATTAAAAGAGGATATCAAGGAATACAATAAACTAGTGCCGAAGCTCAAAGGCTTTTTTGCAGAGCAAGCCATCAGAACGCTTATACTGCTTTCTGAACTCAAAAATAAAGATGGCGAACTCTACGCGCCTGATTACCTGGATCTACCTTCGGATATCAGGGAATATGCTGAGATAATAACAGACTTGTCTCTTTACAGGAATTGTACTGAATTGCTGTGCAACGACTCCCGTCTTGCTTTTATCATATATGCTGAAGCCGGTGGTTCTGCCGGAATGTGGCCCTATTTCTGGCATACCGAATATCTGCGTGATCGTGATGATATAAAAGGAGATTTAAATCATCTGTACGATTTAGTGGAAAGGATCATTACATCTCTCGACAAGGAATATGAGAATATATTATATAAGGTTGGGGCAGCGGTTCCCCATACCTGAATGGTGCAGACATGAGAATAGTTCCCGTGTATTTCAGGTTAATATCGCTCTATGCAGGGATTAGTAAGGCGGATGCAAGGTTTTCACTCTTCAGAGAACGACCACCGCACGATGACTATATGGAGAAAAATTGAGCGATCCGTGAGCAAAAGACTTCATGGCTGGACATTGCGGAGCGCAAGCAGAGCCATGTATTTTTATTCTACAGATGGGGGGCAAAATTTATTATGAGAAAATATTTAACGTTTATTGGCATGTTATTTTTAGGAGCGTCAATAATAATAAGTTCTCTTATTTTATCAAAATCCATTAATGGGAGTAAACAATTAAATGGTATTTTAAATGGTTCTTTGACAATGAGCAGTTCTTATGATGCAGATAGAGATATTTTAATGCCTTATGAAGCAGGAGCAATGCTCGGTTATAATCAAGATGAATTTATCCAAGATATTGAAAATGGTAAGTTAAAAGGAATACCTTTCACTCAAGTGGGAGGCCATTACATTTTCAGCAAAAAGTCATTAGAGGAGTGGGTATATAGTAAGATGTCAATAAATTAATCGCTATATTTACATGATGAGCATCAGTTTATATAGTGCAATGTCTGAGATTGTGTGAAAACGTAAAAGGTTAGAATGCCGAAGATGCACATTTGTATAATAATGTGTAACAATTATTGGTTATATAATAGGTGATGAGCATATGAACAGCGAAAAGTATAAATATTTACCAGAAGTTAACTGTGGAGGAACAATAAACAGCAAACCCAATATTGAATCTGATACAATTGGAAATTCACCGTGTCCTTGCTGCAGATTTATTACAATACCGAATAATGGTGATGCCCTTGCCTACATCTGTCCAATATGTTTATGGGAGATAGATTTTTTTATCCATAGTGATGATGAGGCAAGTGACCAAAATCATGGGTTAACATTGGTTGAAGCAAGAAAAAATTATCAACAGTTTGGAGCAGTATTGCCCGACTTGAAAAGATACTGCAGGCAACCCAAAAAACATGAAATTCCAACAAAATGAGGAATCTATAGTTTTAGTTAAGACACATTATTTATAATTTGTGACATATCAGTAGAAAAATGTGAGTTGCCACAAGGGAAGTAAAATAAGTAGATAGGAGGCCTACATGTGTCAGCTAAAAAACTTGGTTTATTGATAACTATTGTTATTAGTTTACTGGCATTTATTTTCTTTTTACCAGTTAGCTTTGATTCGTGGGTTTATGGCAAAAACTTCAAAGAACTTATTGCAAAAGAATATTCATATAGGATGGGTGAAATATTCGTTTATAGCCATCCTGAATACCAAAAACTCGTTAGCTACAATTTCAATAATTATACACCTAACTTAACAGAACTGACTAGAAATATGGAATGGCGTAGTAGGCTGATTACAACTAAGGCATCGATTACATTTAATAATGAACAGTATATCGTAATTTTTCAAGGGACTAGATTTTGGATCAAAAAATACTGGTGGGAAGTTAAAGAAATCGTAAGAAAATAGAATAATATTTATTTCACAATCTTCTTAAAATGTCCAATAGTGATTAAGACTGGCTTAAAACTATATATCAGTATCTAAGGCCTGTTGAGAAATCAACAGGTCTTTTTCCGTTATAAAAACTCATAAAAAATGTGATTTTATATGACTTATTACAGTGAGCATTTTTCACAGAAATCCGTGGCAGTCATAGACAGTATACCAGGCATTGCCTGCAATGCCGCCCTCCCCCGTTCAAGGCAACAACGCAACAATACATTGAGTATATAAGCTTGCGGCGTTGGTTGTTGCCTTCAAGGCTGAAAGCCTTGAAAAAGCCGTCGGCAGACCACACCACCTTGCATGCAAGGTGTAGTGTGTTACACCGTTATAACGCAGGCAGAAAACCTGGCGGTTTTTCTGCTGCTACGGTGAAGAAGCGAGCCGCCGGACAGGGCGAGCTTCTTTACCTTGCTGCTGCGTTGTGACGGTGTTCTAATAACACGAGCGCCCTTGAATACAGCCGTTCTTTTAACACAACCGTTCTTAAAACGACCATGGAAGACAACAATGCAAAGCAAGAACGCAAGCATTCTCATTCTATGTATTGTTGCGTTGTTGACTTAATCATGATTGAAAAGGAGGCAAGAAAGATGCCATATGCAATACTGAGATTTCAAAAGCGTAAGGCAGGCGGTGTCAGTGCCATTGAAAGGCACAACGAGCGAAAAAAAGAAGCCTACAAGAGTAACCCTGATATTGACCTTGCCCGAATCAAAGACAATTACCACCTTGTCAGACCACCTTCCACCTATCGAAAGGAAATAAACCGCTTGATAGAGCATGCAGGCTGCAAGGTGCGGCGTGACAGTGTGGTTATGGTGGAAACCCTGATTACCACCAGCCCCGATTTTATGTCGGCACTATCACCACCTGAACAAAGAGAATACTTTGAAAGGGCCTTTACCTTTATTTCAGAGAAAATAGGACAACAAAATATCATATCCGCTACGGTGCATGTGGACGAGAAAACGCCCCATATGCACCTTTCTTTTTGCCCAATTACAAAAGATAACAAGCTCTCTGCAAAGCAAATTCTCGGCAATCAGGCACAGTTATCCAAGTGGCAGACAGACTTTCATAAACATATGTCTGCAAGATGGCCTGAACTTGAGCGTGGTGTATCCTCTATGATTACGAAAAGAAAGCATATCCCTGTATGGCTATTTAAACAGGCTCAGAGGCTTGATAAGCAGTTTAATGAGATAAAAATCGCCCTTGCCAATATAAATGCCTTTAACGCCGGGAAAAAGCGTGACAAGGCATTAGAATTACTATCTAACTGGATACCCGAAGCAGAAAAATTCACTGCACAGCTTAAAAGCGTAAATAAC
This region includes:
- a CDS encoding plasmid recombination protein, whose amino-acid sequence is MPYAILRFQKRKAGGVSAIERHNERKKEAYKSNPDIDLARIKDNYHLVRPPSTYRKEINRLIEHAGCKVRRDSVVMVETLITTSPDFMSALSPPEQREYFERAFTFISEKIGQQNIISATVHVDEKTPHMHLSFCPITKDNKLSAKQILGNQAQLSKWQTDFHKHMSARWPELERGVSSMITKRKHIPVWLFKQAQRLDKQFNEIKIALANINAFNAGKKRDKALELLSNWIPEAEKFTAQLKSVNNHIESLEKAFSAESKITSDLRSKAYVSEEEAKKANAEVYRLQKQLEQHKRLLDGIPPELLKQLKNIKERGR